CCTCGATGTGGCTCTCCCGGAGGAGGGTCTTAAGGGCCTCAAGGTAGCTGTCCGCCGAGCCTATGTCGTACCAGTACTCTGAAAAGCGGTATGCTTTGATCTCCGCACCCTTTTCAAGGAGCCACTGGATGAAATAGCCCGGGGAATCCCTGTTTCCATCGGAGAGGTACTCATCTATACGCTCCATCACTGCCCTCGGGAAGACGTAAACGCCGGTGCTTATGAGCGTGGACTGGGGCTGGGGAGGCTTCTCCTGGAAGGAGACGACTTTATCTCCCTCGAGGACGACAACACCGTAGCGTTTTGCCAGTTCAAGGTCGCCGACATCGTAGACAGCAATGAGAGTCCTGCCGTCGTAAGCGCGGAGAAAGTCCGACAGGGAGAAGGAGAAGAGGTTGTCGCCGGCTATGACGAGGTAATCGTCCAGCCCAAGTTCCTCGAGCGCTTTCTTCATCGCACCTATCGTCCCTAACTTTTCCTCCTCATGGAGGGTATCCTCGACGATTAATCCAGCACCGTACTTCTCCGCGTAGGGCCTGAAATGGGCCTCGAAGAACCGATTGGTCGAGATGTACGTTT
The sequence above is a segment of the Thermococcus sp. genome. Coding sequences within it:
- a CDS encoding NDP-sugar synthase codes for the protein IMAGGYATRLWPITKDNPKALLPVGEKTILDYIMEKVGELDLETYISTNRFFEAHFRPYAEKYGAGLIVEDTLHEEEKLGTIGAMKKALEELGLDDYLVIAGDNLFSFSLSDFLRAYDGRTLIAVYDVGDLELAKRYGVVVLEGDKVVSFQEKPPQPQSTLISTGVYVFPRAVMERIDEYLSDGNRDSPGYFIQWLLEKGAEIKAYRFSEYWYDIGSADSYLEALKTLLRESHIEEIQISPYSKIIPPVVIKRGAKILGRSIIGPFAYIGENCTIENSDVSDSIIFRDTVIRNSTIWRSIIDEKCEIRNLELRKSLVGGHAKIQRGE